In Nitrosophilus labii, the following proteins share a genomic window:
- a CDS encoding fumarate hydratase yields the protein MRVVRYETIVNSIKDMIVYSTTHLSEDMFKALKRAYEEEESEVSKAVLSQLLENAEIAAKETKPLCQDTGLAIFFVKIGEEVKIEGGSLKEAIYEGTEKGYKEGFLRASTCDCFTRENLKEKIGYNLPPVIYFDIIPGDKIEIEYAAKGGGSENVSRATVLAPAQGKEGIKEFVKKVISDAGPNPCPPLVVGVGIGGSFDYAAVMSKHALFRSIGTKNPDPELAAFEEEIKDELNKLGIGAMGMGGTQTVLAVHIETFQPGRMCHIASLPVSVNVQCHSSRHSHITI from the coding sequence ATGAGAGTGGTTAGATATGAAACAATTGTAAATTCTATCAAAGATATGATTGTTTACTCAACCACTCATTTAAGTGAAGATATGTTTAAAGCCTTAAAAAGGGCTTATGAAGAAGAGGAAAGCGAAGTTAGTAAAGCTGTATTGTCTCAATTATTGGAGAACGCTGAAATAGCAGCAAAAGAGACAAAACCTCTTTGCCAAGATACTGGCTTAGCTATTTTTTTCGTTAAAATTGGAGAAGAGGTAAAAATTGAGGGTGGTTCTCTTAAAGAAGCTATATATGAAGGGACTGAAAAAGGATATAAAGAGGGATTTCTTAGGGCATCTACTTGCGACTGCTTTACTAGAGAAAATCTAAAAGAGAAAATCGGATATAACCTTCCACCAGTAATCTATTTCGATATTATTCCCGGAGACAAGATAGAGATAGAGTATGCGGCAAAAGGCGGGGGTAGCGAAAATGTTAGTCGCGCGACTGTTTTAGCTCCTGCTCAAGGAAAGGAAGGGATTAAAGAGTTTGTAAAAAAAGTGATTAGTGATGCTGGACCAAATCCATGTCCTCCTTTAGTAGTAGGCGTTGGGATAGGAGGTAGTTTCGATTATGCTGCAGTTATGAGTAAACATGCTCTTTTTAGAAGTATAGGAACAAAAAATCCCGATCCCGAGCTTGCAGCATTCGAGGAAGAGATCAAGGATGAATTGAATAAACTTGGCATTGGTGCAATGGGTATGGGCGGAACACAAACTGTTCTTGCAGTTCATATAGAAACTTTCCAGCCAGGACGTATGTGTCATATTGCTTCATTACCTGTATCGGTAAATGTACAGTGTCACAGTTCAAGACATTCCCATATAACTATTTAA
- a CDS encoding Fe-S-containing hydro-lyase, with translation MAEYRLKTPLKEEDVTKLKAGDIVYLSGTIYTARDAAHKKLVELIQNNKSLPFDLKGTVIYYVGPTPPKPGEVIGSAGPTTSYRMDSYAPTLIAHGQKGMIGKGKRNEAVKESCKKHKAVYFGAVGGAGALLAQRIKDAKVIAYPELGPEAIREIVVEDFPVVVVNDTYGNDLYQEGRKQWEKN, from the coding sequence ATGGCTGAATATAGATTAAAAACACCATTAAAAGAAGAAGATGTAACAAAACTAAAAGCTGGAGATATCGTTTATTTATCCGGTACTATATATACTGCTCGTGATGCAGCACATAAAAAACTTGTTGAGTTGATTCAAAATAATAAATCTTTACCTTTTGATTTGAAAGGTACTGTTATCTATTATGTAGGGCCTACCCCTCCTAAGCCAGGGGAAGTTATTGGAAGTGCAGGACCTACTACGAGCTATAGAATGGATAGTTATGCTCCAACTCTTATTGCGCATGGACAAAAGGGAATGATTGGCAAAGGAAAAAGAAACGAGGCTGTAAAAGAGAGTTGTAAAAAACATAAAGCCGTATATTTTGGTGCAGTTGGAGGTGCAGGAGCTCTGCTTGCACAGAGAATAAAAGACGCAAAAGTTATTGCCTATCCAGAACTTGGTCCAGAAGCTATTAGAGAGATTGTGGTTGAAGATTTTCCTGTAGTTGTAGTTAATGACACGTACGGTAATGATCTTTACCAAGAGGGTAGAAAACAGTGGGAGAAAAATTAG
- the sucC gene encoding ADP-forming succinate--CoA ligase subunit beta yields MNIHEYQAKEIFREYGVPVPRGGVAFTGPEAKRVAEELGGDLWVVKAQIHAGGRGKAGGVKLARSLDEVEKIAEELIGMTLVTHQTGHEGKKVEKVYIEEGADIQKEYYLGMVLDRSTEMPVMMASTEGGMEIEEVAAKTPEKIIKVAIDPTIGFQGFHGRKLAFGLGLSKEEIRPFIKFAEALYKVYMDKDANMIEINPLIKTGSGDFLALDAKMGFDDNALYRHQDILEMRDLSEEDPVEVEAAKYGLSYVNLDGNVGCMVNGAGLAMATMDIIKHEGGEPANFLDVGGGANPDTVAKGFELILQDENVKSIFVNIFGGIVRCDRIANGILQATQKVDVNVPVIVRLDGTNAEEAAEILKNANIKNIIPATDLADGAKKAVAAAKGEL; encoded by the coding sequence ATGAATATTCATGAGTATCAAGCTAAAGAGATTTTTAGAGAGTATGGTGTTCCTGTACCTAGAGGAGGAGTTGCTTTTACGGGACCGGAAGCCAAAAGAGTCGCTGAGGAACTTGGCGGTGACTTATGGGTTGTAAAAGCTCAGATACACGCCGGAGGAAGAGGAAAAGCCGGTGGTGTAAAACTTGCAAGAAGTCTTGATGAAGTTGAAAAGATTGCAGAAGAGCTTATAGGTATGACTCTAGTAACTCATCAAACAGGACATGAAGGGAAAAAAGTCGAAAAAGTTTATATAGAAGAGGGTGCCGATATTCAAAAAGAGTACTACCTTGGAATGGTTTTAGACAGATCCACTGAGATGCCAGTTATGATGGCTTCTACAGAGGGTGGAATGGAGATAGAGGAGGTTGCTGCCAAAACTCCTGAAAAGATTATAAAAGTAGCTATCGATCCAACAATTGGTTTTCAAGGATTTCATGGTAGAAAACTGGCATTTGGATTAGGTTTGTCGAAAGAAGAGATTAGACCTTTTATAAAATTTGCAGAGGCTCTTTATAAAGTTTATATGGACAAAGATGCTAATATGATTGAGATAAATCCTCTTATTAAAACCGGTAGTGGAGATTTTTTAGCATTAGATGCTAAAATGGGTTTTGACGATAATGCGCTTTATAGACATCAAGATATTTTAGAGATGAGAGATTTAAGTGAAGAAGATCCTGTTGAAGTGGAAGCTGCAAAATATGGTCTTAGTTACGTAAATCTTGACGGAAATGTAGGATGCATGGTGAATGGCGCTGGTTTGGCTATGGCAACAATGGATATTATCAAACATGAGGGAGGTGAGCCCGCAAACTTTTTAGATGTTGGCGGTGGTGCAAATCCTGATACTGTTGCAAAGGGTTTTGAACTTATTTTACAAGATGAAAATGTTAAAAGTATATTTGTAAATATCTTTGGTGGAATTGTTAGATGTGATCGTATAGCTAACGGTATTTTACAAGCAACTCAGAAAGTAGATGTGAATGTTCCGGTTATTGTTAGATTAGATGGAACAAACGCGGAAGAAGCAGCTGAAATTTTGAAAAATGCAAACATCAAAAATATTATTCCAGCAACTGATCTTGCTGATGGCGCTAAAAAAGCGGTTGCTGCTGCAAAAGGAGAGTTGTAA
- the sucD gene encoding succinate--CoA ligase subunit alpha produces MSILVNKNTKVIVQGFTGKEGTFHSEQCIDYGTNIVGGVTPGKGGQTHLDRPVFNTVKDSVDATGATVSMIFVPPAFVSDAVMEAADAGIELAVIITEGAPVKDMMYAKMYATKKGMKTIGPNCPGIITAEECKIGIMPGFIFKKGPVGLISKSGTLTYEASNQVVKEGLGITTAVGIGGDPIIGLSYKQLLPLFEADPETEAIVMIGEIGGTLEIEAAEFIKNNITKPVIAFIAGQTAPKGKRMGHAGAIISGGQGTAQEKMDALAAAGVHVVKSPADIGKTVSKALGK; encoded by the coding sequence ATGAGTATTTTAGTAAATAAAAATACAAAAGTAATAGTTCAAGGTTTTACTGGAAAAGAGGGAACTTTTCATAGTGAGCAATGTATAGATTATGGAACAAACATTGTTGGAGGTGTTACACCAGGAAAAGGAGGACAGACTCATTTAGATAGACCTGTCTTTAATACAGTTAAAGATTCTGTAGATGCTACGGGTGCAACTGTAAGTATGATATTTGTTCCTCCTGCTTTCGTTTCTGATGCTGTTATGGAGGCCGCGGACGCGGGTATAGAACTTGCGGTCATCATAACTGAAGGTGCCCCTGTTAAAGATATGATGTATGCAAAAATGTATGCTACAAAAAAAGGTATGAAAACAATTGGCCCTAATTGTCCGGGGATAATTACCGCAGAAGAGTGTAAAATCGGTATTATGCCGGGATTTATTTTCAAAAAAGGTCCTGTTGGCCTTATAAGTAAATCTGGTACCTTAACTTACGAAGCTAGTAATCAGGTTGTAAAAGAGGGACTTGGAATTACTACAGCCGTAGGTATTGGTGGCGATCCTATTATCGGACTTAGTTACAAACAGTTACTTCCTCTTTTTGAAGCTGACCCTGAAACTGAAGCTATAGTGATGATAGGTGAGATAGGCGGAACTTTAGAGATTGAAGCAGCTGAATTTATTAAAAACAACATTACAAAACCTGTTATTGCGTTTATTGCAGGTCAAACTGCGCCTAAAGGTAAAAGAATGGGACACGCCGGCGCTATAATCAGTGGTGGTCAGGGAACGGCACAAGAGAAGATGGATGCGTTGGCGGCTGCAGGCGTACATGTTGTAAAATCTCCTGCCGATATCGGAAAAACGGTATCTAAAGCGTTAGGGAAATGA
- a CDS encoding heavy-metal-associated domain-containing protein has protein sequence MRKSFTVLNIKCEGCANSIKNALSPHFENVEVDLTKEPRIVTVDIENSEDEEILKAILKKLGYPLIDEDLSKAQELGLKTKSFISCAVGKFTLK, from the coding sequence ATGAGAAAAAGTTTTACCGTTTTAAATATAAAATGTGAAGGGTGCGCAAATAGTATCAAAAATGCACTCTCTCCTCATTTTGAAAATGTTGAAGTTGATTTGACAAAAGAGCCCAGAATCGTAACAGTTGACATAGAAAATAGTGAAGATGAAGAGATATTAAAAGCAATTTTAAAAAAGCTTGGATATCCTCTAATTGATGAAGATTTATCTAAAGCACAAGAGCTTGGACTTAAAACAAAAAGTTTTATCTCTTGTGCAGTAGGCAAGTTTACTTTAAAGTGA
- a CDS encoding 4Fe-4S dicluster domain-containing protein, producing the protein MALIKAPENTPVWVDENRCKACDLCVAYCPAGVLAMVPEPKTILGAMVKVVYPDSCIGCNDCELECPDFAIMVADRKEYKFAKLSEEAKERAEAIKKNHFMAREEDLAVLSA; encoded by the coding sequence ATGGCATTGATAAAAGCTCCGGAGAATACTCCGGTTTGGGTTGATGAAAACAGATGTAAAGCGTGTGATTTGTGTGTGGCATATTGCCCTGCTGGTGTATTGGCAATGGTGCCTGAGCCAAAAACAATTCTTGGCGCTATGGTAAAAGTTGTTTATCCTGATAGTTGTATAGGATGCAACGATTGTGAACTTGAGTGTCCTGATTTTGCGATAATGGTTGCAGATAGAAAAGAGTATAAATTCGCAAAACTCTCTGAAGAAGCAAAAGAGAGAGCAGAAGCAATTAAGAAAAATCATTTTATGGCTAGAGAAGAAGATCTAGCAGTTTTAAGTGCATAA
- a CDS encoding 2-oxoglutarate synthase subunit alpha, with amino-acid sequence MAREVISSGNELAAKAAIDAGCRFFGGYPITPSSEVAHEMSVLLPKVGGKFIQMEDEIAGICVALGASMSGVKSMTNTSGPGMSLKAEQIGLGFVAEVPLVITNVMRGGPSTGLPTRVQQGDVMMSRYPTHGDYKSITFCPGNLSECYTEVVRAFNVAEELMTPVIVLLDETIGHMVGKAVLPDLEEVEANTVMRAEPDPSIPKNEFLPYDVPSDKPAVLPKFFQGYHYHVTGLHHGPTGFPTEDEVLCQNLIERLHRKIDVRRKDLLDSWEEYMLDDAEYMIFCYGSVSLAAREVVDRLRAEGKKIGMFRPKTLWPSPEEKIAELSQRFPAEKILMPELNMGQYINEVERIMKQRPLALNKANGRPISPTEMIEKLKEMGI; translated from the coding sequence ATGGCAAGAGAAGTAATATCTAGCGGAAATGAACTAGCAGCTAAAGCTGCGATAGATGCAGGATGTAGATTTTTTGGTGGATATCCTATTACGCCATCAAGTGAAGTTGCTCACGAGATGAGTGTTCTTCTTCCAAAAGTAGGAGGAAAATTTATACAAATGGAAGATGAAATTGCGGGTATATGTGTTGCATTAGGTGCTAGTATGAGCGGTGTAAAATCTATGACAAACACTTCTGGTCCAGGTATGAGTTTAAAAGCTGAACAAATAGGTTTAGGTTTTGTAGCTGAAGTACCTTTAGTTATAACAAACGTTATGAGAGGTGGTCCATCTACTGGTCTTCCTACAAGGGTACAACAGGGTGACGTTATGATGTCTAGATATCCTACTCACGGAGATTACAAATCAATAACTTTTTGTCCAGGAAATCTGAGTGAGTGTTATACCGAAGTAGTTAGAGCATTTAACGTTGCTGAAGAGTTAATGACCCCAGTAATTGTGTTACTAGATGAAACAATAGGGCATATGGTTGGTAAAGCTGTACTACCTGATTTAGAAGAGGTAGAAGCAAATACAGTTATGAGGGCTGAGCCGGATCCAAGTATTCCAAAAAACGAGTTTTTACCTTACGATGTTCCAAGTGACAAACCGGCTGTTCTTCCTAAATTTTTTCAAGGATATCATTATCACGTAACAGGTCTTCATCATGGACCTACTGGATTCCCAACTGAGGATGAAGTACTTTGTCAAAATCTTATCGAGAGACTCCATAGAAAAATTGACGTTAGAAGAAAAGATCTTCTTGATAGTTGGGAAGAGTATATGTTAGATGATGCGGAATATATGATATTCTGTTACGGCTCTGTATCTTTGGCTGCAAGAGAGGTTGTTGATAGATTAAGAGCAGAGGGCAAAAAGATTGGTATGTTTAGACCAAAAACACTTTGGCCAAGTCCAGAAGAAAAGATCGCCGAATTGTCACAGAGATTCCCAGCTGAGAAGATATTAATGCCAGAGTTAAATATGGGTCAATATATTAATGAGGTTGAGAGAATCATGAAACAAAGACCGCTTGCTCTCAATAAAGCAAACGGAAGACCAATCAGCCCTACTGAAATGATAGAAAAACTAAAAGAGATGGGAATATAA
- a CDS encoding 2-oxoglutarate ferredoxin oxidoreductase subunit beta encodes MAFNYDQYLRTDKMPTLWCWGCGDGIILKALIRAIDKLGWSMDDVCVVSGIGCSGRFSSYIDCNTVHTTHGRTVAYATGIKLANPDKHVICVAGDGDGLAIGGNHTIHGCRRNIDINFILINNFIYGLTNSQVSPTTPKGMWAVTTQYGNVDPTFDACELAKGSGATFIARETVTDPRKLEKMFIKGFQHKGFSFFDVLSNCHVNLGRKNKMGEAIQNQDWIDSITMPLKKWEKLSDEEKKAYFPTGILHHDESQMEYCEAYDLVIEAAQNKKKVDVPIEIKSR; translated from the coding sequence ATGGCTTTTAATTATGATCAATATTTAAGAACTGATAAGATGCCAACACTTTGGTGTTGGGGATGTGGAGACGGTATTATCTTAAAAGCTTTAATTAGAGCTATAGATAAGCTTGGATGGAGTATGGATGATGTTTGTGTAGTATCTGGTATTGGATGTAGTGGTAGATTTAGTTCATATATCGATTGTAATACCGTACATACTACACATGGTAGAACTGTAGCTTATGCAACAGGTATAAAACTTGCTAATCCAGATAAACATGTCATTTGTGTTGCTGGAGACGGCGACGGTCTAGCTATAGGCGGTAACCATACTATACATGGATGCAGAAGAAATATAGATATAAATTTTATATTGATAAATAACTTTATATACGGATTAACAAACTCTCAAGTTAGTCCAACTACCCCTAAAGGTATGTGGGCAGTTACGACTCAGTATGGTAATGTTGATCCAACATTTGACGCTTGTGAATTAGCAAAAGGTTCAGGTGCTACTTTTATAGCAAGAGAGACTGTAACTGATCCAAGAAAACTTGAAAAAATGTTTATAAAAGGTTTCCAGCATAAAGGTTTTAGCTTTTTTGACGTACTAAGTAACTGTCACGTTAACTTAGGAAGAAAGAATAAAATGGGTGAGGCTATCCAAAATCAAGACTGGATAGATAGTATTACTATGCCACTTAAAAAGTGGGAGAAATTGAGTGACGAAGAGAAAAAAGCTTATTTCCCAACCGGAATTCTTCATCACGATGAATCGCAAATGGAGTATTGTGAAGCATACGATTTAGTTATTGAAGCAGCTCAAAACAAGAAAAAAGTGGATGTACCAATTGAAATTAAATCTAGATAA
- a CDS encoding 2-oxoacid:acceptor oxidoreductase family protein codes for MRYQLRFTGVGGQGVLLAGEILATAKIKQGGFGVKAATYTSQVRGGPTKVDIILDDNEILYPYANEGEIDYMLSTAQVSYDQFKSGVKPGGRIVVEPNLATPSNEDIQKWEIYEIPLITIAKEEVGNVVTQSVVALGITVEMTKCIDRDLVYETMISKVPAKVVELNKKAFELGEKYAREALEKGPLKV; via the coding sequence ATGAGATATCAATTGAGATTTACTGGTGTTGGCGGACAAGGTGTTTTACTTGCAGGTGAAATATTGGCAACTGCAAAGATTAAACAAGGCGGATTTGGGGTAAAGGCCGCTACCTATACTTCTCAAGTTAGAGGTGGCCCTACAAAAGTTGATATTATCTTAGACGATAATGAGATTTTATATCCTTATGCTAATGAGGGTGAGATAGATTATATGCTTTCTACTGCTCAGGTTAGTTATGATCAGTTCAAAAGCGGCGTAAAGCCTGGTGGAAGAATTGTAGTTGAACCAAACTTGGCAACTCCTTCAAATGAAGATATACAAAAGTGGGAAATATATGAAATCCCTTTGATTACTATCGCTAAAGAAGAAGTAGGAAATGTTGTAACGCAGTCTGTTGTAGCTCTAGGTATTACTGTAGAGATGACAAAATGTATAGATAGAGATCTTGTTTATGAAACTATGATCTCTAAAGTTCCTGCAAAAGTTGTAGAACTTAACAAGAAAGCTTTTGAACTTGGCGAAAAATACGCAAGAGAGGCCTTAGAAAAGGGTCCTTTAAAAGTATAA
- a CDS encoding alpha/beta fold hydrolase, which yields MALKEIIYKEKRFSISYEIVNLKESRDIIFLHGWGSNKEVMKSAFKNSLKNFRHIYIDMPGFGKSPNSEVLKTKDYANIIELFLKESGFKKDIIVGHSFGGKVATLLNPKLLVLLSSAGILEKKPLKVRAKITLFKLLKPFGGKKIREFFVSKDAKKMSENMYETFKNVVDEDFSYFFEKYEGEVLIFWGDEDGATSLKSGEKIASLIRKSSFYPLKGDHYFFLQNSDFISKKIEDSYENV from the coding sequence TTGGCTTTAAAAGAGATTATTTATAAAGAGAAAAGATTTAGTATTAGTTATGAGATAGTTAATCTAAAAGAGAGTAGAGATATAATTTTTCTTCATGGTTGGGGTAGTAATAAAGAAGTAATGAAGTCGGCCTTTAAAAATAGTTTAAAAAATTTTAGGCACATTTATATAGATATGCCGGGATTTGGTAAGTCGCCAAATAGCGAAGTTTTAAAAACCAAAGATTACGCTAATATAATAGAACTTTTTTTGAAAGAGTCCGGTTTTAAGAAAGATATAATTGTAGGTCACTCTTTCGGTGGAAAAGTTGCCACTCTTTTAAATCCTAAACTTTTGGTACTGCTTAGTAGTGCGGGAATCTTGGAAAAAAAACCTCTGAAAGTAAGAGCGAAAATCACTTTATTTAAACTATTAAAACCATTTGGCGGGAAAAAAATAAGAGAGTTTTTTGTTTCAAAAGATGCTAAAAAGATGAGTGAAAATATGTATGAAACTTTCAAAAACGTAGTAGATGAGGATTTCTCTTACTTTTTTGAAAAGTATGAGGGGGAGGTTTTAATCTTTTGGGGAGATGAAGACGGAGCTACATCTTTAAAAAGTGGTGAAAAAATCGCCTCTTTGATAAGAAAAAGTAGTTTTTATCCTTTAAAAGGAGACCATTACTTCTTTTTGCAAAATAGTGATTTTATATCAAAAAAGATAGAGGATAGTTATGAAAACGTATAG
- a CDS encoding acylphosphatase: MKTYRFLISGRVQGVWYRKYTKEVADNLDIGGYVRNLPDGRVEVVATLKDEQFEEFLKALKKGPPLARVDNIDIEKFDEIYNGDFEIIR; the protein is encoded by the coding sequence ATGAAAACGTATAGATTTTTAATAAGTGGAAGAGTCCAGGGCGTATGGTATAGAAAATATACTAAAGAAGTGGCGGATAATCTAGATATCGGCGGTTATGTTAGAAATCTTCCAGACGGGAGAGTAGAGGTGGTAGCCACCTTAAAAGATGAGCAGTTTGAAGAGTTTTTGAAAGCTTTGAAAAAGGGTCCGCCTCTAGCAAGAGTTGACAATATAGATATAGAAAAATTTGATGAGATTTATAACGGCGATTTTGAAATAATCCGTTAA
- a CDS encoding Mur ligase family protein translates to MVELLHFIEHIIFTFSLGFYLILNLQWYNYRLKRVILHHHNPYLHILFFLFPLFAYYALREYVFILLIPYITLLYLWQKKLDKNLVLTARVKRFFVTLLFFTLFLDMLCLAKFECKVFSTILPLAFALIVSNFIEKFLFMMYKNEAKKRLDEIDPTIVAITASYGKTSIKNFLRQILSKKYKTYSTPRSVNTIGGILKDINETLPKDTQIYIVEAGARERGDIYEIASFLNHHYAIIGKIGPQHIEYFKTIKNIIATKLELLASKRLKKAFVYYEIPIKNKENFIKFGQNIKNLKADLSGICFDLEVGGENYRIQAPILGVFNAVNVAAAVLAAKELGMEIDDIVEAVKELKPVEHRLQKIEAGGKIIIDDSFNGNLEGMIGSYELVKSYEGRKVLVTPGIVESTKEANEKLAKKIDEVFDLVLITGKMNREVLNNNIKRAKKIVVDDKSKLQNILAEQTKLGDLILFSNDTPAYL, encoded by the coding sequence ATGGTTGAGCTTTTGCATTTTATAGAACATATTATTTTTACTTTTTCACTCGGTTTTTATCTTATTCTCAATCTTCAATGGTACAACTATAGATTAAAAAGAGTGATTTTACATCATCATAATCCATATCTTCATATTCTTTTTTTTCTTTTCCCCCTATTTGCATATTATGCGTTAAGAGAGTATGTTTTTATTCTTTTGATACCCTATATAACTCTTTTGTATCTGTGGCAGAAAAAACTTGATAAAAATCTGGTATTAACCGCGAGAGTAAAAAGGTTTTTTGTAACACTTCTCTTTTTTACACTCTTTTTGGATATGCTCTGTTTGGCAAAATTTGAGTGTAAAGTTTTCAGCACCATTTTGCCGTTGGCATTTGCTCTGATTGTTTCAAACTTTATAGAAAAGTTTCTTTTTATGATGTATAAAAACGAGGCTAAAAAGAGGCTAGATGAGATAGACCCTACTATCGTTGCTATAACTGCAAGCTACGGAAAGACAAGTATCAAAAATTTTTTGAGGCAGATTCTTTCTAAAAAGTATAAAACTTATTCAACTCCTAGAAGCGTAAATACGATAGGTGGGATCTTAAAAGATATAAATGAGACTTTACCGAAAGATACTCAAATCTATATTGTAGAAGCCGGAGCTAGAGAGAGGGGAGATATCTACGAAATTGCCTCTTTTTTAAATCATCATTATGCCATTATAGGAAAAATTGGCCCACAACATATAGAGTACTTTAAAACGATAAAGAATATTATCGCTACGAAACTAGAACTTTTAGCTTCAAAAAGATTAAAAAAAGCTTTTGTCTATTATGAAATACCTATCAAAAATAAAGAAAATTTTATAAAGTTTGGACAAAATATAAAAAATCTAAAAGCAGATCTAAGTGGTATCTGTTTCGATTTAGAGGTAGGCGGAGAAAATTACCGCATCCAAGCACCTATTCTTGGCGTATTTAACGCGGTAAATGTTGCGGCGGCAGTATTGGCGGCAAAAGAGTTGGGTATGGAAATCGACGATATTGTAGAAGCGGTAAAAGAGTTAAAACCGGTAGAACATAGACTCCAAAAGATAGAAGCCGGAGGCAAAATCATCATAGATGATAGTTTTAACGGAAATCTTGAGGGGATGATAGGCTCATACGAACTTGTTAAGAGTTACGAAGGAAGAAAAGTTTTGGTAACTCCAGGAATCGTGGAATCGACAAAAGAGGCAAACGAAAAACTTGCAAAAAAGATTGACGAAGTTTTTGATCTAGTTTTAATTACCGGTAAAATGAATAGAGAGGTTTTAAACAATAATATAAAAAGAGCGAAAAAAATAGTAGTTGATGACAAATCAAAACTCCAAAACATTTTGGCCGAACAAACTAAGCTCGGTGATTTGATACTTTTTAGTAACGACACGCCGGCTTATTTGTAG